ACGACCACCGTCGCCGACATCACAGCCGCCGCGACCTACGCCCACTTCTGGTCGATGTTCACCGACGTCCCCCAGTGGGTCCTCGCCTTCATCGCCCTGGCCATCGTCCTCACCGCGAACCTGATCTCGGTGAAGTACTTCGGCGAGATGGAGTTCTGGTTCTCCCTCGTCAAGGTCGCCGCCCTGGTGATCTTCCTGATCGTCGGCATCTGGCTCGTCGCCACCAGCCACGAGATCGGCGGCCACACCCCCGGCCTCGCCACCATCACCGACAACGGAGGCATCTTCCCGGTGGGGATGCTGCCCATGCTCCTGGTCATCCAGGGCGTCGTCTTCGCGTACGCCTCCGTCGAGCTGTGCGGAGTCGCCGCCGGCGAGACCGAGAACCCCGAGAAGATCATGCCGAAGGCGATCAACTCGATCATGTGGCGCGTGGGCCTCTTCTACGTGGGCTCCGTGGTCCTGCTCGCGCTGCTGCTCCCCTACACCTCGTACAGCTCCGACCAGAGCCCCTTCGTCACCGTCTTCGACGAGCTGGGCGTCCCCGGCGCCGCCGGCATCATGAACCTGGTCGTCCTGACCGCGGCCCTCTCCAGCCTGAACTCCGGCCTCTACTCCACCGGCCGCATCCTGCGCTCGATGGCCATGTCCGGCTCCGCGCCCCGCTTCACGGCCCGCATGAACAAGGGCAAGGTCCCCTACGGCGGCGTCCTGTTCACCGCCGCCTTCGGCCTGGCCGGCGTCGCCCTGAACAAGTACATGCCCGAGGAGGCCTTCGAGATCGTCCTCAACTTCGCCTCGCTCGGCATCCTCGGCACCTGGGCCATGGTGATGCTCTGCTCGCTCCACTTCTGGCGCCGCGCGCAGCAGGGCCGCGTCGAACGCCCCGCCTACCGGCTGCCGTGGGCCCCGTACACCCAGCTCGTCACACTGGTCTTCCTCGTCACGGTCCTGATCCTGATGTGGTGCGACGGGGGCGTGGGACGCACCACGGTCCTCTTCGTGCCCGTCATCGGCGCCGCCCTGGTCGGCGGCTGGTACCTGGTCCGCCGCCGGGTCGCCGAGATCGCCGCGTCACGCACCTGACGCCGGTACGAAGGAGTCGAGCGCCGCGTCGAAGTGGCCGCGGGCCTCACCGGCCCGCCCGACGGGCGCCGACACCCACACGTCGTACAGCACCCCGCCCTGCTCCCAGCACAGGTCGAAGGTGTGCCGGGCGCCCTCGGCGCGGGTGAAGCCGTCCCAGGTGAACTCCCACAGGGCGGCCGGATGCCCGTCGTGCGTCGTCGGTACGACCTTGTTCTCCCGGTAGCCCGGATTGGTCTCCGCCCCGCGCTCGTCGGCGAGCCGCATCACGCCCAGCGGCCCGCCGGACGGGGCCGGCGCGGTCGTCTTGATCCCGATGCGCACGGCCCCGTCCGGCGACCCGTAGAACACCCGCTGCTCGTCGGTGGTCCGCCGGAACCCGGTCGGTACGGCCAGACTGAAGCCCCGTACGTCGGACACGACCTGGTACCCGGCGGGCGCCGGCCGCACCGACCGGGAGGGCCCGGCCGACGAGGCCGCGGCGGAGGCAGCCGGGGCGGAGGAACCCGCGGCCGAGCCGGCCGGGGCCGAGGCGCGGGCCGAGGACGCAGGCGCCCCGGCCGGGCCCGCCGTCGCACCCGCCCCCTTGCCGTCATCGAGCAGCGAGGTCGCGGTCACCGTGCCGCCGACCGCCGCGACGAGCAGAGCCGCGACCAGCCCCACCCGCAGCGCCGCCCGGCGCCGGCCGGACTTCGCGGGCAGCGCCCCGGCCGGCCGCGTGGCCCGCTCGGTCGGCGTGTACCCGACGGCCGGCACCGGCACCTGCGCCGACCCGCCACGGCCCGTGCCTTCGCCCCCGCCTTCGCCCGTGCCCGCCGCGCAGCCGGCCAGCAGCCGCGCCGCCTCCGCCGCGCCGATCCGACGCTCCGGATCCCGTTCCAGCAGTCCGCGTACGACCGGACCGAGCGGCCCCAGCCGGCCGGGCGGGCGGATCTCGTCGAAGACCACCGCGTGCAGGACGCCGCCGATCGAATCGCGGTGGAACGGAGACTCCCCGGTCACGGCCGTGCACAACAGCACGCCGAGCGACCACAGATCGGAGGCCGGACCGGCCTCCGCACCCTGCATCCGCTCGGGCGACGTGTACTCGGGCGAGCCCACGAAGGCCCCGGACTCACTGATGGTCGTCGCCCCGGCGAGCCGCGCGATCCCGAAGTCGGTCAGCACGGCCCGGCCCGTCCCCGCCTCCAGCAGCACATTGGCCGGCTTCACGTCCCGGTGCAGCACACCGCGGTCGTGCGCCGCGCTCAGCGCCCCGAGCAGCGCCACCCCGATCCCGGCCGCCTCGGCAGGCTCCAGCGGCCCCGTGGCGGCGAGCCGGTCGGCCAGCGAACCGCCGTCGACGAGCTCCATCACGATGAAGGGGATCCCTTCGTGCTCCACGGCGTCGTGAACGACCACGACGTGCGGATGCCTGATCTGCGCGACGACCCGAGCCTCCCGCAGGGGACCCATGGCCTGCGTGCCGGAGTCGAGATGGAGCTCCTTGACGGCCACCGGCCGCCCGAGCAGCTCGTCGACGGCCCGCCAAACGGTCCCCATGCCACCCCGGCCCAGCCGCTCCTGAAGCCGGTAACGGCCACCGATCACCGTGCTGTTGCCCGGCCCGCCCTGCACCACGCCGTACTCCCCTGTCCGCCGGTCAGGGTCATGATGCCGTAAACGCGAAGAACCCCACCGAAGTGGGGTTCTTGCTCTTGTGTCCGAGGGGGGACTTGAACCCCCACGCCCGATAAAGGGCACTAGCACCTCAAGCTAGCGCGTCTGCCATTCCGCCACCCGGACAAGGTGTCTGTCTCGCGTCCCTCGCGGGCCGTTCCGACGTGGAAAACATTACCAAACATTCCGGGGTCCTCGATCACACCCCCCGGTGGCCGGGGATCTCCCTTGGGGTGAGCGGCCCGGAGCGGGAGGATGGGGGCAGTTCGGTACTGATCAGTGGGAGGAAGCAGCGTGAGCGAGTCGAGCGCGGGCAGGACCGTCTCCGGCGAGGACGAGGTCGTCGACCTCTGCCGGGACCTCATCCGGATCGACACCAGCAACTACGGGGACCACTCCGGCCCCGGCGAGCGCAAAGCGGCGGAGTGGGTCGCCGAGAAGCTCGCCGAGGTCGGCCTGGAGCCGCAGATCTTCGAATCGCACAAGGGGCGCGCCTCCACGATCGCGCGGATCGAGGGCGAGGACACTTCGCGGCCGGCCCTGCTGATCCACGGGCACACCGACGTGGTTCCGGCCAACGCCGCCGACTGGACGTACGACCCCTTCGCCGGCGAGATCGCCGACGGGTGCGTGTGGGGCCGCGGCGCCGTCGACATGAAGGACATGGACGCGATGACGCTGGCCGTCGTCCGCGACCGCATGCGCAGCGGGCGCAAGCCCCCGCGCGACATCGTGCTGGCCTTCCTCGCCGACGAGGAGGCCGGCGGCACCTACGGGGCCCGGCACCTCGTCGACAAGCACCCGGGGCTCTTCGAGGGCGTCACCGAGGCCATCGGTGAGGTCGGCGGCTTCTCCTTCACCGTGAACGAGAACCTGCGGCTGTACCTGGTGGAGACCGCCCAGAAGGGCATGCACTGGATGCGGCTCACGGTGGAGGGCACCGCGGGCCACGGCTCCATGACCAACAACGACAACGCCATCACGGAGCTGTGCGAGGCCGTGGGCCGCCTCGGCCGCCACCAGTGGCCGGTGCGCGTGACCAAGACCGTCCGGCACTTCCTGGACGAGCTCTCGGACGCGCTCGGGACCCCCCTGGACCCGGACAACATGGACGAGACCCTCGCCAAGCTCGGCGGCATCGCCAAGATGGTCGGCGCGACCCTGCGCAACTCCGCCGCCCCGACGATGCTCGGCGCCGGCTACAAGGTCAACGTCATCCCCGGCCAGGCCACCGCGCACGTGGACGGCCGCTTCCTGCCGGGCTACGAGGACGAGTTCTTCGCGGACCTCGACCGGATCCTCGGCCCGCGCGTGAAGCGGGAGGACGTGCACGGGGACAAGGCCCTGGAGACGGACTTCGACGGCCGGCTCGTGGACGCCATGCAGGGCGCCCTGCGCGCGGAGGACCCGATCGCACGCGCGGTCCCGTACATGCTCTCCGGCGGTACGGACGCCAAGTCCTTCGACGACCTCGGCATCCGCTGCTTCGGCTTCGCGCCGCTGCAGCTGCCGCCGGAGCTGGACTTCGCCGGGATGTTCCACGGCGTGGACGAGCGGGTGCCGGTGGACGGGCTGAAGTTCGGTGTTCGCGTGCTCGACCGATTCATCGACAACGCCTAACGCCGGAAGAATCGCGAAGGTGTGCGGAATCCACTGAGAAGAGTGAATGCGCTCATACGCTCGTAGCCCCGGTGATCCCTCCTCGTTACAGGTGTTGCGGTCCGCGGCTGGGACCGCATTTGCCTACTAGGAGGAACAATGATCAAGAAGGTTGTCGCCGCTGCGGCTGCCACCGGTGCTGTGGTTCTCGCGGGTGCGGGCCTGGCCCACGCCGATGCAGGTGCCCAGGGCGCGGCCATCGGTTCGCCCGGTGTCCTGTCGGGCAACGTGCTCCAGGTTCCGGTCCACGTTCCGGTGAACGTCTGCGGTAACACGGTGAACGTCATCGGCCTGCTGAACCCGGCCTTCGGCAACACCTGCGTCAACGCCTGACGCGTCTGAAGTCTTGGGCCCCGGAGCGCATTCCAGCGCTCCGGGGCCACCGGGCTTTCAGGACCCGAATCCTTCTCATCTTCGGCGCGACAGGCGGGGGAGCCTGGCCGAAACGTACACACCAGGGGACGAGTACAGATGCGACGACGACCGGCACCGGCCACCAGGAAGACCCTGATCACCATGGCTGCCGCGGGGGGTGTCCTCGCCCTGGGCGGGGGATACGCGCACGCGGACTCCGGCGCCTCCGGGCACGCCGGGAACTCTCCGGGCGTGCTGTCCGGGAACAACGTGCAGGCGCCCGTGGACGCACCGGTGAACGTCTGCGGCAACACCCTCTCCGTGATCGGCCTGCTCGATCCGGCCTTCGGGAACCACTGTTCCAACGACTCGGGCAAGGGCGGCAAGCCGGGTCCGGGCAAGCCGGGTCCGGGCAAGCCGGAGCACCCCGGTCAGCCGGGCGGGCCGGGGGAACCTCCGTGTGACGACCACGAGCCGGGGACGCCGGGCAACCCTGGTAACCCGGGGACGCCGGAGCAGCCGGGGAACCCTGGTCAGCCCGGGAACCCCGGGACTCCGGGTCAGCCGGGGAATCCGGGCACGCCCGGCAATCCCGGTACCCCGGGCGGTCACGTCCCGGGCAACCCCGGCACTCCGGGCCAGCCGGGTACTCCCGGCACCCCCGGCAATCCCGCGAACCCCGCCACGCAGGGCAACGGCGCCTCCAGCGGTGGTGCCGGAGCGGGGGGTTCCTTCGCCCCCGCCGAGAGCCCGGGGGCGGGCCTGGCCGCCACCGGCAGCGGAGACGTCCTCACCGCCGGGCTTCCGCTCGCCGGCGGACTGCTGCTGGCCGGGTCCGTGCTCTACCGACGGGCCCGCAACGCCGCCTGACGGGTGTTCACGTCGGCGCGGGCCTCGAAAACCGGGGCCCGCGTCACGTCACTCCTTGTCACCAGGTCGCGCGGACCTGACGGATGATCCGGCGGCGCAGTCGCACTCGGCGGCTGCCGTCCCGGTGCAGTGTCAGTCGGTCGAGCTCCCAGTTCCCGTACTCGGCATGGTCGGTCAGCAGGCGGGTCGCCTCCTTGCGGGGCACCCCGCGAGGCACGTACACGTCGACAAATTCGTATTCCGGCATCGCATCTATTGTGCGGGCAGAGCCCTGCTACGGATAGCGTCTGCTCTATGTCTGATGCCGCTCTGCCCACTGTTGCCGAGGTACGTGCCGCCGCCGAGGCGGTAAAGGCCGCGCTCGACCGTCACCTCGCCGCGGTCGAGCGCAGGACCGGGGACGAGGACCCCGACGTCTACGCAGCCTTCAACGAACTCGCCGCCGCCTCCGAGGAGTACGACGAACTCCTCTACGACCGCTACGACGAGGTCACCCCGTTCGAGATCCCCACCCCCGAGGACGGCGTCCCGTACGGCGGCCCCGCCGAGCCCGCAGCCTTCAGCGTGTTCATCCGCCGCGACTACGCCGTCGTCGAACCGCCGCGGCTGATCGCCCAGGCCGAACGGGTCGCCGCGCACGACCGCGACGCCGAACTCGTCCACGGCGGGACCGCGGGTGCGCTGGGCGTGCTCTTCGGGGAGTACGAGCCCGACGAGATCGCCTCCCGGTACAAGGAGTTCGGGCTGGAGGAGGGCGACTCCACGCTCTGGATCGCGGCCTCGGAGGAGGTGGCGGAGCCGGGGGAGTGGCTGGCCTCGCCCTTCGGGCACACCGACCCGGAGGACGTCCTGCACCGCTTCGACGTGAGCTCCGTCTTCGACGAGGAAGTCGACGAGTTCGACGAGGACGAGGAGCCCGGGCTGACCCCGGCTTGATCCCTGCTCGACGCGCACCGGAGGCCGTGGCCCCGCCCTGACCGGCGGAGCCACGGCCTCCGGCCGCTCCGGCTACTCGGGCTGCTGCGTGGCCGCCGCCGCGAGGGAGGTCAACAGGCCCGCCAGACGCGTCGTACGCGGCTTCGGCAGCACCTCCGCGACCGCCCGCGGCAGCGCCTGGTCGACGCCGTGCACCACGGAGAGGTGCCGCTCGGCACGCCCGAACGCCGTGTACACCCAGTCCCGCGACAGCGCCTGCGCCGCGTCACCCGGCAGTACGACGACCACCGCGGGCCAGCGCGCCCCCACGGCCTGGTGCGCCGTCACCGCCCAGCCGTGCCGCACCCGGGACTCCACGAGCTCCTTCGGTACGACGACACGCGCGCCCGCGCGGTCCAGGTGCAGCCCCGCCGCGTCGGCCGACACCACGCGGGCCGGCAGGGCCCGCCCGGGCGAGGGCACGTACACGACCCGGTCACCGGGGTCGAAGCCGCCGAACCGGCCGGGGCCGGGGTTCAGCCGCTCCTTCAGCGCCGTGTTCAGCGCCCGGGTGCCGGCGGAGCCGCCGTGGCCCGGGGTGATCACCTGGACGCTGTCGGCCGGGATCCCGAAGGCCCGCGGCACGGACTCGGCCACCAGCTGCACGGCCCGGTGCACCGCCTCCCCGGCGTCGCGCACCGGGACGATGACGACCTCCTTGCCGGGGGCGTCGACCTGCGTCAGCTCGCCGATGCCGATCCCGGAGACCAGCTCGCCGAGGGGGCCCGGGTCGGGGGTGCGGGAGATGACCTGGGGGCACACCTTGGCCGCGAGGAGATCGGCGAACACCCGTCCGGCCCCGGCCGATCCGAGCACGCCGGGATCGCCGGACAGGACCAGCCGGGCCCCGTCCGGGACGCACTCCACCAGTGCGGCGGCCGTCTCCACGTCCAGCTGCGGGGCGTCCAGGACGACCAGCAGGTCCAGCGCGAACTGCCCGTCCGCGTCCCGGCCGGGACCCTCGGCGCCGGACAGGAGGTCGGCGACGGCAATGCCCTGCGGCGTGGGCGCGTGCGTGGCGAGGCAGACGCGCAGGCCGAGTTCGCGGGCCGCCGTCAGTAGGGCGAGGGGTTCGGCGCGGGCGGCCTCGCCGCCGGTGTGGGCGACCAGGCCGTGGCCCGCGACGGCGCGGATCAGTTCGGCGCCGGTGCGGTGGGCGGTGGCGGCCGCGTCCCAGTCGGCCGGGCCGTCGAAGGTGTTGGCCAGCCGGGCCAGGCCGTCGGCGAGGCTCTCCTCGGCCATGGCGGAGCCCTCCAGGCCGACGAGCACGCGTACGGGCTGCTCCTCGCCCTCCTCCTGCGGGGGCGGGCCGAGGGGCTCGTGGAAGACGAGTACCGAGCCCTCGGCGATGGCCTGTTCCAGGGCCTCGGCGGGATCCGGCACCCCGTACTGGACCAGGGCCTTCTCCAGGACCGGCGCCTCCAGAACGGTGTGCCCCTTGAGCCCGGCCTGCGCCAGCAGCCAGCCCACCAGGGAGGTGGTCCGGCGCTCGTCCCCGGGTCCGGCCTCGGGGCCGAGCAGCGCGCGGGCGAAGCCGTCGGCCTGGGTCGGGCGGACGGTGGGGACGGCCAGCAGCCGCCAGGGGTTCTCGGTGAGCTGTTCGGCGGCGCCGGCGCCGAGCGCGGTCGCCGCCGGGGCGGCCAGGGCCTCCGGGGCCCCGGCGCCGGCCAGCACGGCCCGTACGGCATCGACGTCTCCGGGCGCGGCCGCGGCCGCGGGGGCCGGCGGGGCCGGGCGCTGGGGCTGCGGGGGTGCGGGCGCCGCCTTGCGGGGGGCGGCCACGGTCGGGGCCTCGTCGAAGTACACGGCCGGGGGCTTCGCGCCGCTCTCCACGGCCCGTACGGCGGCCAGCAGGTCGGCGGCCTTCCCGCTGAGCTTCGCACCCGCCTCCACGGGCGCGGCCCGCTCGGCCTTGCGCCGCGCGATGCGCTCCCGCTCGACCTTCTGCGCGGCCAACTCGGCCGCCGCCTCACTCAGCGCGGGCCCGGCCGTCTCGCCGGCCGCGGCCTCGCCGCTCGCGCCGGCGCCTCCCGCGCCCGCAGACCCGGTGTCAGGCTCCTCGGCCTCGCCGGCCGCGGCTTCTGCCGCCTCCGCGCCCGCGGACCCGGTGTCAGGCTCCTCGGCCTCCGCCGCGTCCGGTTCGCGTTCCCCGGCTGCGGGCTCGGTGGCCGGGTGGGTGGCCTCGGGGTCCGGGGTGGGCCCTGCGGGGCTTTCCCCCACCCCGCCCCTTCCCGAAACCGGAGGCTCCGCCCCCGGACCCCCGACCTGCGGCCCGCTGTCCCCGGCTGCGCCTACGGCCTCGACCTGCGGCTCAACGTCTCCGGCCGTGCCCGTGCCCGCGTCGGCCTGTGGCCTGCCGTCCCCGGTGGCGCTCTCGGCCCCGGCCTGAGGCTCGTTGGTGTCGGTCGAGCCCTCGGCCGCGGGCTGCGGTTCGTCGGCTCGGGGGGTCGGGGCGGGAGTGGGTGGGGTGGTGGGGTCCGGGACAGGGGTACCCGTGGGCTCGGCCGCTTGCGCGGGGGCGGGCCCGGCGGGCTCGGCCGGTTCCTCCGCGGCGGGGGCTTGGCGGTCCGTACTCACAGCGTGCTCCAGTCCTGATCGGGGTAGCGGTGCACGGGCGCCGAAACGTCGTCCAGCGCCTGGCAGATCTCCTCCGGAAGAGTAAGGGCCTCCACCGACAAAGCCGCCGCGAGCTGCGCCGATGTCCGGGCGCCGACGATCGGCGCGACCACTCCCGGCCGGTCGCGGACCCACGCCAGGGCCACCTGGAGCGGGGTCACCGCCAGTCCGTGCGCCGCCGTCGCCACCGCGTCCACGATCCGGCCCGCCGCGTCGTCCAGGTACGGGGCCACGAAGGCCGCCATGGACTCCGACCCGCCCCGGGAGTCCGCCGGGACGCCGGAGCGGTACTTGCCCGTCAGGACCCCGCGCCCCAGCGGGGAGGACGGGAGCAGGCCGACTCCCAGGTCGAGGGCCGCCGGGAGCACCTCGCGTTCCACGCCCCGCTGGAGGAGGGAGTACTCCATCTGGGTGGAGGCCAGGCGGGTGCGCGCCCCGGGCGCGGCCAGTTGCCAGGTCGCCGCCTTCGCGAGCTGCCAGCCGCTGTAGTTGGAGACGCCCGCGTACCGCGCCCTCCCGCTGCTGACCGCCAGGTCCACCGCGTGGAGGGTCTCCTCCAGCGGGGTCGCCGGATCGAAGGCGTGGACCTGCCAGAGGTCGACGTGGTCGGTGCCCAGCCGGTCCAGCGAGGCGTCGAGCGCGGCGAGGAGGTGCCCGCGCGAGCCGTCGAAGCGCCGGTCCGGGTCGGGCACGCTGCCCGCCTTCGTCGCGATCACCACATCCCGGCGCGGGATCAGCCCGCCCACCAGCTGCCCGAGGAGGTACTCCGCCTCCCCGCCGCCGTACACGTCCGCCGTGTCGACGAGCGTGCCGCCCGCCTCCCAGAAGGTCTTCATCTGCTCGGCGGCGGCTTCCTCGCCGATGTCACGGCCCCAGGTGAGGGTGCCGAGGCCGATCCGGGAGACGCGCAGTCCGGTGCGGCCGAGATGCCTCTGCTCCATGAGCGCTGAGACTACTGGGGCGCTGACGAATGGGACCCGGGCGCGCTACAGTCCCCGCACACGCACGTT
This genomic window from Streptomyces sp. NBC_01351 contains:
- a CDS encoding DUF5703 family protein, encoding MPEYEFVDVYVPRGVPRKEATRLLTDHAEYGNWELDRLTLHRDGSRRVRLRRRIIRQVRATW
- a CDS encoding chaplin family protein, whose translation is MAAAGGVLALGGGYAHADSGASGHAGNSPGVLSGNNVQAPVDAPVNVCGNTLSVIGLLDPAFGNHCSNDSGKGGKPGPGKPGPGKPEHPGQPGGPGEPPCDDHEPGTPGNPGNPGTPEQPGNPGQPGNPGTPGQPGNPGTPGNPGTPGGHVPGNPGTPGQPGTPGTPGNPANPATQGNGASSGGAGAGGSFAPAESPGAGLAATGSGDVLTAGLPLAGGLLLAGSVLYRRARNAA
- a CDS encoding aldo/keto reductase, yielding MEQRHLGRTGLRVSRIGLGTLTWGRDIGEEAAAEQMKTFWEAGGTLVDTADVYGGGEAEYLLGQLVGGLIPRRDVVIATKAGSVPDPDRRFDGSRGHLLAALDASLDRLGTDHVDLWQVHAFDPATPLEETLHAVDLAVSSGRARYAGVSNYSGWQLAKAATWQLAAPGARTRLASTQMEYSLLQRGVEREVLPAALDLGVGLLPSSPLGRGVLTGKYRSGVPADSRGGSESMAAFVAPYLDDAAGRIVDAVATAAHGLAVTPLQVALAWVRDRPGVVAPIVGARTSAQLAAALSVEALTLPEEICQALDDVSAPVHRYPDQDWSTL
- a CDS encoding ATP-binding domain-containing protein, with product MGESPAGPTPDPEATHPATEPAAGEREPDAAEAEEPDTGSAGAEAAEAAAGEAEEPDTGSAGAGGAGASGEAAAGETAGPALSEAAAELAAQKVERERIARRKAERAAPVEAGAKLSGKAADLLAAVRAVESGAKPPAVYFDEAPTVAAPRKAAPAPPQPQRPAPPAPAAAAAPGDVDAVRAVLAGAGAPEALAAPAATALGAGAAEQLTENPWRLLAVPTVRPTQADGFARALLGPEAGPGDERRTTSLVGWLLAQAGLKGHTVLEAPVLEKALVQYGVPDPAEALEQAIAEGSVLVFHEPLGPPPQEEGEEQPVRVLVGLEGSAMAEESLADGLARLANTFDGPADWDAAATAHRTGAELIRAVAGHGLVAHTGGEAARAEPLALLTAARELGLRVCLATHAPTPQGIAVADLLSGAEGPGRDADGQFALDLLVVLDAPQLDVETAAALVECVPDGARLVLSGDPGVLGSAGAGRVFADLLAAKVCPQVISRTPDPGPLGELVSGIGIGELTQVDAPGKEVVIVPVRDAGEAVHRAVQLVAESVPRAFGIPADSVQVITPGHGGSAGTRALNTALKERLNPGPGRFGGFDPGDRVVYVPSPGRALPARVVSADAAGLHLDRAGARVVVPKELVESRVRHGWAVTAHQAVGARWPAVVVVLPGDAAQALSRDWVYTAFGRAERHLSVVHGVDQALPRAVAEVLPKPRTTRLAGLLTSLAAAATQQPE
- a CDS encoding M20/M25/M40 family metallo-hydrolase; its protein translation is MSESSAGRTVSGEDEVVDLCRDLIRIDTSNYGDHSGPGERKAAEWVAEKLAEVGLEPQIFESHKGRASTIARIEGEDTSRPALLIHGHTDVVPANAADWTYDPFAGEIADGCVWGRGAVDMKDMDAMTLAVVRDRMRSGRKPPRDIVLAFLADEEAGGTYGARHLVDKHPGLFEGVTEAIGEVGGFSFTVNENLRLYLVETAQKGMHWMRLTVEGTAGHGSMTNNDNAITELCEAVGRLGRHQWPVRVTKTVRHFLDELSDALGTPLDPDNMDETLAKLGGIAKMVGATLRNSAAPTMLGAGYKVNVIPGQATAHVDGRFLPGYEDEFFADLDRILGPRVKREDVHGDKALETDFDGRLVDAMQGALRAEDPIARAVPYMLSGGTDAKSFDDLGIRCFGFAPLQLPPELDFAGMFHGVDERVPVDGLKFGVRVLDRFIDNA
- a CDS encoding serine/threonine-protein kinase, giving the protein MGTVWRAVDELLGRPVAVKELHLDSGTQAMGPLREARVVAQIRHPHVVVVHDAVEHEGIPFIVMELVDGGSLADRLAATGPLEPAEAAGIGVALLGALSAAHDRGVLHRDVKPANVLLEAGTGRAVLTDFGIARLAGATTISESGAFVGSPEYTSPERMQGAEAGPASDLWSLGVLLCTAVTGESPFHRDSIGGVLHAVVFDEIRPPGRLGPLGPVVRGLLERDPERRIGAAEAARLLAGCAAGTGEGGGEGTGRGGSAQVPVPAVGYTPTERATRPAGALPAKSGRRRAALRVGLVAALLVAAVGGTVTATSLLDDGKGAGATAGPAGAPASSARASAPAGSAAGSSAPAASAAASSAGPSRSVRPAPAGYQVVSDVRGFSLAVPTGFRRTTDEQRVFYGSPDGAVRIGIKTTAPAPSGGPLGVMRLADERGAETNPGYRENKVVPTTHDGHPAALWEFTWDGFTRAEGARHTFDLCWEQGGVLYDVWVSAPVGRAGEARGHFDAALDSFVPASGA
- a CDS encoding chaplin, which codes for MIKKVVAAAAATGAVVLAGAGLAHADAGAQGAAIGSPGVLSGNVLQVPVHVPVNVCGNTVNVIGLLNPAFGNTCVNA
- a CDS encoding amino acid permease → MTDRTLAEAAAEPSRPSPRHVDAGDEGYSKDLKSRHINMIAIGGAIGTGLFLGAGGRLAGAGPSLAIAYAVCGVFAFFVVRALGELVLYRPSSGAFVSYAREFMGEKGAYTAGWLYFLNWSTTTVADITAAATYAHFWSMFTDVPQWVLAFIALAIVLTANLISVKYFGEMEFWFSLVKVAALVIFLIVGIWLVATSHEIGGHTPGLATITDNGGIFPVGMLPMLLVIQGVVFAYASVELCGVAAGETENPEKIMPKAINSIMWRVGLFYVGSVVLLALLLPYTSYSSDQSPFVTVFDELGVPGAAGIMNLVVLTAALSSLNSGLYSTGRILRSMAMSGSAPRFTARMNKGKVPYGGVLFTAAFGLAGVALNKYMPEEAFEIVLNFASLGILGTWAMVMLCSLHFWRRAQQGRVERPAYRLPWAPYTQLVTLVFLVTVLILMWCDGGVGRTTVLFVPVIGAALVGGWYLVRRRVAEIAASRT